In one Perca fluviatilis chromosome 7, GENO_Pfluv_1.0, whole genome shotgun sequence genomic region, the following are encoded:
- the cd4-2.2 gene encoding CD4-2 molecule, tandem duplicate 2, protein MKTIVWFGFVLGALSVGGDVILTKPGQSATFKCGVETNTHSLAWNYGNDLIISFEGRGFPRKGAKFRDRSRLRVTSLEISGVREDDAGEFICMADGRRYEHTLLVVSVWVSPSSELQLGSEATLQCRVKGLNPPDSPVKWNRPDGSSHSESQTVQLKSVDHSDAGNWNCTFSHAGKKYSESLEIKVQAPVPETAAPSPSPSSKDVMLGALSVGGDVILTKLGQSATFKCGVETNTHSLAWNYGNDLIISVDRSGFPRKGAKFRDRSRLRVTSLEISGVREDDAGEFICTADGRRYEHTLLVVSVWVSPSSELQLGSEATLQCRVKGLNPPDSPVKWNRPDGSSHSESQTVQLKSVARSDAGNWNCTFSHDGKKYSESLEIKVQAPVPETAAPSPSPSSKNVMLGALSVGGDVILTKPGQSATFKCGVETNTHSLAWNYGNDLIISVDGRGFPRRGAKFRDRSRLRVTSLEISGVREDDAGEFICTADGRKYEHALLVVSVSVSPSSELQLGSEATLQCRVKGLNPPDSPVKWNRPGGSSHSESQTVQLKSVDHSDAGNWNCTFSHDGKTYSESLEIKVQAPVPETAAPSPSPSSKNVSVNQHSGTDAVLLGLSWWVWVAIGVGGLVVVLLMVFVIVLCKKIKRRKRKFLNKKNGRQPLKPKTYCQCDRPAAAAKPQQGRRKAKPSALPLQPLLMA, encoded by the exons ATGAAGACAATCGTGTGGTTTGGTTTTG TGCTGGGTGCACTCTCTGTTGGAGGCGACGTGATCCTCACAAAACCAGGGCAGAGTGCCACCTTCAAGTGTGGGGTCGAGACAAACACTCACAGCCTGGCGTGGAATTATGGAAATGACCTGATTATTAGTTTTGAGGGGAGGGGCTTCCCTCGCAAAG GTGCTAAATTTAGAGACAGGTCGAGGTTAAGGGTTACCAGTCTGGAGATCTCTGGAGTGAGGGAAGACGATGCCGGAGAGTTCATTTGTATGGCAGATGGGAGAAGATATGAACACACACTTCTTGTGGTCTCAG TCTGGGTCAGCCCTTCTAGTGAGCTCCAGCTGGGCAGTGAGGCTACGCTCCAGTGTCGGGTTAAAGGTCTGAACCCCCCGGACTCTCCAGTGAAGTGGAACAGGCCAGATGGAAGTTCACACTCAGAGTCACAGACTGTTCAACTCAAATCTGTAGACCACTCTGATGCAGGGAACTGGAATTGTACGTTCTCCCATGCCGGGAAGAAATACAGTGAGAGCCTAGAAATCAAAGTTCAAG CGCCTGTTCCTGAAACAGCTGCACCATCCCCTTCACCAAGCTCAAAGGACGTCA TGCTGGGTGCACTCTCTGTTGGAGGCGACGTGATCCTCACAAAACTAGGGCAGAGTGCCACCTTCAAGTGTGGGGTCGAGACAAACACTCACAGCCTGGCGTGGAATTATGGAAATGACCTGATTATTAGTGTTGATAGGAGTGGCTTCCCTCGCAAAG GTGCTAAATTTAGAGACAGGTCGAGGTTAAGGGTTACCAGTCTGGAGATCTCTGGAGTGAGGGAAGACGATGCCGGAGAGTTCATTTGTACGGCAGATGGGAGAAGATATGAACACACACTTCTTGTGGTCTCAG TCTGGGTCAGCCCTTCTAGTGAGCTCCAGCTGGGCAGTGAGGCTACGCTCCAGTGTCGGGTTAAAGGTCTGAACCCCCCGGACTCTCCAGTGAAGTGGAACAGGCCAGATGGAAGTTCACACTCAGAGTCACAGACTGTTCAACTCAAATCTGTAGCCCGCTCTGATGCAGGGAACTGGAATTGTACGTTCTCCCATGACGGGAAGAAATACAGTGAGAGCCTAGAAATCAAAGTTCAAG CGCCTGTTCCTGAAACAGCTGCACCATCCCCTTCACCAAGCTCAAAGAACGTCA TGCTGGGTGCACTCTCTGTTGGAGGCGACGTGATCCTCACAAAACCAGGGCAGAGTGCCACCTTCAAGTGTGGGGTCGAGACAAACACTCACAGCCTGGCGTGGAATTATGGAAATGACCTGATTATTAGTGTTGATGGGAGGGGCTTCCCTCGCAGAG GTGCTAAATTTAGAGACAGGTCGAGGTTAAGGGTTACCAGTCTGGAGATCTCTGGAGTGAGGGAAGACGATGCCGGAGAGTTCATTTGTACGGCAGATGGGAGAAAATATGAACACGCACTTCTTGTGGTCTCAG TCTCAGTCAGCCCTTCTAGTGAGCTCCAGCTGGGCAGTGAGGCTACGCTCCAGTGTCGGGTTAAAGGTCTGAACCCCCCGGACTCTCCAGTGAAGTGGAACAGGCCAGGTGGAAGTTCACACTCAGAGTCACAGACTGTTCAACTCAAATCTGTAGACCACTCTGATGCAGGGAACTGGAATTGTACGTTCTCCCATGACGGGAAGACATACAGTGAGAGCCTAGAAATCAAAGTTCAAG CGCCTGTTCCTGAAACAGCTGCACCATCCCCTTCACCAAGCTCAAAGAACGTCA GCGTTAATCAACATTCAGGCACTGATGCTGTGCTGCTGGGGCTCAGCTGGTGGGTGTGGGTTGCAATTGGAGTAGGCGGCCTGGTCGTGGTTCTCCTGATGGTCTTTGTCATTGTCTTGTGCAAGAAGATCAAAAGAAGGAAG AGAAAATTTCTAAATAAGAAGAATGGCCGACAGCCACTAAAACCCAAGACGTACTGCCAGTGTGACCG cccagcagctgcagcaaaACCGCAGCAAGGACGCAGGAAAGCGAAGCCATCAGCCCTCCCTTTGCAACCCCTGCTAATGGCGTGA